In the Schistocerca gregaria isolate iqSchGreg1 chromosome 6, iqSchGreg1.2, whole genome shotgun sequence genome, one interval contains:
- the LOC126278788 gene encoding odorant receptor Or1-like: MRQWERESIRLMGISAAAFRLLGIWPDGGRRDGGRRDGDGPVGALLLAANDVSLGVFALAYVLMESARDLKSLSDAFFVIATSVSVSSRIFLLTGQKDLMQELVTLLMKARKSFPESVPGIRARYQRLAIIMFRIWQVLPMFPLTLWVLEPVLLVKFSTREANVTAESLRNTPLPVWLPIDIHRSPNYEITYALQATSLILAIGFNGFFDIIYVVFMVHITAELDVLNQNISRMKTGGEENAADSRGPYITRVKLESDYKSAMAPVQFRQRLSSFPGDLGEEDRMYFILVENIKHHQLILV, encoded by the exons ATGAGGCAGTGGGAGCGGGAATCCATCAGGCTGATGGGCATCAGCGCGGCGGCGTTCCGCCTGCTGGGCATCTGGCCGGACGGAGGGCGTCGCGACGGCGGGCGCCGCGACGGCGACGGTCCGGTGGGAGCCCTGCTGCTGGCGGCCAACGACGTGTCTCTGGGCGTATTCGCGCTAGCCTACGTGCTCATGGAGAGCGCGCGAGACCTCAAGAGCCTCAGCGACGCCTTCTTCGTCATCGCCACCTCCGTCTCTGTCAGCAGCAGG ATCTTTCTGTTGACGGGGCAGAAGGACCTGATGCAGGAGCTCGTGACGCTGCTGATGAAGGCTAGGAAAAGCTTCCCAGAATCTGTGCCAGGAATCCGGGCCCGCTACCAGAGGCTAGCCATCATCATGTTCCGCATCTGGCAG GTTCTGCCGATGTTCCCGCTGACGCTGTGGGTGCTGGAGCCGGTTCTCTTGGTGAAGTTCTCCACTCGAGAGGCGAACGTTACTGCAGAGTCCCTGAGGAACACCCCACTGCCCGTATGGCTGCCCATCGACATCCACCGGTCCCCCAACTACGAAATCACTTACGCCCTGCAGGCAACCAGTCTAATTCTCGCCATCGGGTTCAACGGTTTCTTTGATATTATTTACGTAGTCTTTATGGTCCACATCACAGCCGAATTAGACGTTCTGAACCAAAACATCTCGCGTATGAAGACTGGAGGGGAGGAAAATGCAGCGGACAGCAGAGGACCGTATATTACTAGAGTCAAGCTCGAATCTGATTACAAATCGGCTATGGCACCCGTACAGTTTCGGCAACGTTTATCTTCATTTCCTGGAGACTTGGGAGAAGAAGACAGGATGTACTTTATTTTGGTGGAGAATATTAAACACCATCAATTGATTTTGGTGTAA